In the Malaclemys terrapin pileata isolate rMalTer1 chromosome 12, rMalTer1.hap1, whole genome shotgun sequence genome, one interval contains:
- the LOC128846017 gene encoding olfactory receptor 4D2-like — MDQQNLTTTVTEFIFLGLTQNHQLKYFLFMVFFIVYMTTWVGNFTIIITVITDHRLHTPMYFLLANLAFMDVSDSSVNAPNLLSGLLSQRKTISFNECILQMFFFHFIGGAMAFFLVGMAIDRYVAIYKPLRYLIIMNQNMCVGLAVLAWVGGLVHSAVQMGLLLQFPFCGPNILDNFYCDVPQVIKLACADTHVVELQMVFNGGVLLIILFISLLISYTIILVKIRTHVTDGKRKALSTCGTQIIVVCVLFIPSIFIYARPFKKFTVDKVASIFFTVIPQMLNPMIYTLRNAEMKKAIRRLMSRILFSQRKLKTIFE; from the coding sequence ATGGATCAGCAGAACCTCACCACCACAGTGACTGAATTTATTTTCTTGGGCCTCACTCAGAATCATCAGCTGAAGTATTTTCTCTTTATGGTCTTCTTCATAGTTTACATGACCACCTGGGTGGGGAACTTCACTATCATCATCACAGTGATCACCGACCACCGGCTCCACACACCCATGTACTTCCTGCTGGCCAACTTGGCTTTTATGGATGTCAGTGACTCATCAGTTAATGCTCCCAACTTGCTGTCCGGTCTCCTCTCTCAGCGTAAAACCATCTCCTTCAATGAGTGCATCCTCCAGATGTTCTTCTTCCACTTCATTGGGGGTGCAATGGCATTTTTTCTTGTGGGGATGGCCATCGATCGGTATGTGGCCATCTATAAACCACTGAGATACTTGATTATTATGAACCAAAACATGTGTGTGGGGCTAGCTGTACTGGCATGGGTGGGTGGATTGGTGCACTCTGCTGTTCAGATGGGACTGCTCCTCCAGTTTCCATTCTGTGGGCCAAACATCCTGGACAATTTCTACTGTGATGTCCCACAGGTCATCAAACTGGCCTGCGCTGACACCCATGTAGTTGAACTGCAGATGGTCTTCAATGGTGGAGTACTGCTCATAATCCTATTTATCAGTCTGTTAATTTCATACACCATCATCTTAGTCAAGATCAGGACACATGTTACAGATGGAAAGCGTAAGGCTCTCTCTACCTGTGGAACCCAGATTATTGTAGTGTGTGTACTATTCATACCCAGCATCTTCATCTATGCTCGACCATTCAAGAAGTTCACCGTGGACAAGGTGGCCTCCATCTTTTTCACTGTCATTCCGCAAATGCTGAACCCAATGATCTACACACTGAGAAATGCAGAGATGAAAAAGGCCATCAGGAGACTGATGAGCAGAATCCTGTTCTCACAGAGGAAATTAAAGACAATTTTTGAATGA